The following are from one region of the Noviherbaspirillum sedimenti genome:
- a CDS encoding helix-turn-helix transcriptional regulator, with the protein MISGQRGGIKATGIGRILLWRGGSIWIGSAQEATDFHSHHAIQITLALSQGKVRFRQPDEDWKAFTAVIVPAHQLHAFEARGELVALIFVEPESREGRTIQERHGAGLSSLPDGLLDCEIAALVAAHREKAPDTELIACARTVIAALSSSSDLPASLLDKRIERAIEVLRDRVGSTVTLSNIANAVHLSPERFRHLFLQETGIRFRPYVLWLRLELAIASYAAGNSLTEAAYAGGFADSAHFSRTFRRMFGVAAASIQRE; encoded by the coding sequence ATGATTTCCGGACAACGAGGCGGTATCAAGGCAACCGGTATTGGGCGCATCCTGCTATGGCGTGGAGGCAGTATCTGGATTGGCAGCGCTCAGGAAGCCACGGATTTCCATTCCCACCATGCGATCCAGATTACGCTGGCGCTTTCCCAAGGCAAGGTGCGATTTCGTCAGCCAGACGAAGACTGGAAGGCATTTACGGCAGTGATCGTTCCCGCACACCAGCTGCACGCATTCGAGGCGCGCGGCGAGCTGGTCGCCTTGATTTTTGTCGAGCCCGAATCACGCGAGGGAAGAACGATCCAGGAGCGCCACGGTGCAGGCCTGTCGTCCCTGCCCGATGGGTTACTCGATTGCGAAATCGCCGCCCTTGTTGCCGCCCACCGTGAAAAAGCGCCCGACACGGAGCTCATCGCTTGCGCACGCACGGTGATTGCGGCCTTGTCATCAAGTAGCGACTTGCCGGCAAGCCTCCTGGACAAGCGCATTGAACGCGCCATCGAAGTACTGCGCGACCGCGTTGGATCAACGGTCACTCTCAGCAATATCGCAAATGCGGTACATCTTTCGCCAGAACGGTTTCGCCATCTCTTTCTTCAGGAAACCGGCATCCGTTTCCGGCCGTATGTTCTTTGGTTACGACTGGAACTCGCCATTGCATCCTATGCAGCGGGCAATAGCCTGACCGAAGCTGCGTATGCCGGCGGCTTTGCCGATTCCGCGCATTTTTCACGTACCTTCCGACGCATGTTCGGTGTCGCGGCGGCAAGCATCCAGCGAGAATAG
- a CDS encoding helix-turn-helix domain-containing protein: protein MELLQTRERGLMALIETAQNLTAIRDLDQVLQAIVNRARNLIGCDIGYLSIYDRERGDFYVRATDGAFSEKFKQIRVPRDVGICGFVARNRSAYCSSDYEADSRFAHTNLIDSAVTDEDIKSILGVPLLSGSQVIGVLFVGDRYIRAYNAWEMSILSTLAAHASVAIENARLFEQSQDALRQASEANKRLEQQTADTQIAAEAHERLTTLVARGGGVKELCDMVSNMLDGEVVCLDEGEQPTYTALATAHNELGHHDRIAWNDSYSAQDKIHAALVESRTLGKSVTAYATEAGICRVSAVVGGRGMLGGLVIYTRQELNDVAVRIFERSSVVTGVVLLSLERNEAAARSEIPIVLRSLLSQPQHDPDKLARQLDRYGINPVTSMYLMLIKPTGSDLGYFINRLRKLSLLTNTLIDEIDGVLVMIGSAGNSRQTKETVTKFFAEHTREKIYGVISEPVEGLSDLPGRNDGLCRCLDLLPLLDTEGVIFDESALSLYSILFKDKSRSDVTAFLSSALGRLFTEGDARKVELAKTLICYLDHGHNAKAAATLLGIHINTFRQRLEMINALLADWAQPGRALEVHIALRLWQLQDWRRSD, encoded by the coding sequence TTGGAATTGCTGCAGACACGTGAGCGTGGATTGATGGCACTCATCGAAACCGCGCAAAATCTGACTGCCATTCGCGATCTCGACCAGGTATTGCAAGCCATTGTGAACCGGGCGCGCAACCTGATTGGATGCGATATCGGCTATTTATCCATTTATGACCGTGAACGAGGCGATTTTTATGTGCGGGCGACAGACGGCGCCTTTTCCGAGAAATTCAAGCAGATTCGCGTGCCGCGCGACGTCGGCATTTGTGGCTTTGTTGCCCGCAACCGTTCCGCGTATTGTTCTTCGGATTACGAAGCTGACAGCCGTTTTGCGCATACCAACCTGATCGACTCGGCCGTCACCGATGAAGACATCAAGTCCATTTTGGGTGTCCCGCTGCTATCCGGCTCCCAGGTGATCGGCGTCTTGTTTGTCGGTGACCGTTACATCCGCGCCTACAATGCGTGGGAAATGTCGATTCTTTCGACCCTGGCAGCGCATGCATCGGTTGCCATTGAAAATGCCCGCCTGTTTGAACAATCGCAGGACGCATTACGCCAGGCGAGTGAAGCCAATAAGCGGCTTGAGCAGCAAACGGCAGACACGCAGATCGCCGCCGAGGCACACGAGCGATTGACCACGCTGGTTGCCCGGGGCGGGGGCGTCAAGGAACTGTGCGACATGGTATCCAACATGCTGGATGGCGAAGTCGTCTGCCTGGATGAAGGCGAGCAGCCAACCTATACGGCGTTGGCAACTGCCCACAACGAGCTTGGTCATCACGACCGCATTGCCTGGAACGACAGTTATTCAGCGCAAGATAAAATTCATGCCGCTTTAGTGGAAAGCCGCACGCTCGGCAAGTCGGTCACCGCATATGCCACCGAAGCTGGCATATGCCGCGTATCGGCAGTGGTCGGCGGGCGCGGCATGTTGGGCGGCTTGGTGATTTACACCAGGCAGGAACTCAATGACGTCGCTGTCCGGATCTTCGAGCGCAGCTCTGTGGTGACCGGTGTTGTACTGCTGTCCCTGGAGCGCAACGAGGCGGCCGCCAGAAGCGAGATTCCGATCGTGTTGCGCAGCCTGTTGAGCCAGCCGCAGCACGATCCGGACAAACTCGCACGCCAGCTGGACCGCTATGGCATCAATCCCGTCACGTCCATGTACCTGATGCTGATAAAGCCCACCGGCAGCGACCTGGGTTACTTCATCAATCGGCTGCGCAAACTATCACTTTTGACGAATACGCTGATCGATGAAATCGACGGTGTGCTGGTGATGATTGGTTCTGCAGGAAACAGCCGGCAAACGAAAGAAACCGTAACAAAATTTTTTGCTGAGCATACCAGGGAAAAAATCTATGGCGTCATCTCCGAGCCGGTTGAGGGCCTGTCGGATCTGCCAGGCCGTAATGACGGGCTGTGCAGATGTCTGGATCTGCTGCCCTTGCTGGACACCGAGGGTGTCATCTTTGATGAAAGTGCGCTATCGCTTTATTCCATCCTTTTTAAGGATAAAAGCCGAAGTGATGTGACCGCTTTTCTTTCCTCGGCGCTTGGCAGGCTATTTACTGAGGGCGACGCAAGGAAAGTTGAACTGGCCAAGACCCTGATTTGCTACCTGGACCATGGACATAATGCAAAAGCGGCCGCAACGCTCCTGGGCATTCACATTAATACCTTCCGCCAGCGGCTGGAGATGATTAACGCACTATTGGCTGACTGGGCTCAGCCTGGGCGAGCGTTGGAGGTCCATATTGCCTTACGCCTTTGGCAACTGCAAGACTGGAGGCGCAGCGATTAG
- a CDS encoding hydroxymethylglutaryl-CoA reductase, degradative, translating to MSIDSRLPNFRALDPSARLDEIVNKVGLTQEERALIAEPNALPLETANGMVENVIGKFELPYSVAGYVQINGRDVLVPMVVEEPSVVAAASFMSKLIRDAGGFQTSSSGPIMRAQVQIMGITDPYGARHALLNHRQEIIEMANQRDKVLIGLGGGCRDIEVHIFPDTPRGPMVVMHLIVDVRDAMGANTVNTMAETVAPRVEEITGGKVRLRILSNLADLRLARARVQIPAAILKTDKYSGEDVINGIVDAYTFAAVDPYRAATHNKGIMNGIDPIIVATGNDWRAVEAGAHAYACRDGRYTSLSTWEISKEGDLVGTIEMPMPVGLVGGATKTHPLARLSLQIMQLKSAQELAEIAVAVGLAQNMGALRALATEGIQRGHMALHARNIAIAAGAKGDLIDKIAQKMAAAKDVRTDYAIELLKEFQ from the coding sequence ATGAGTATTGATTCCCGCCTGCCCAACTTCCGCGCTCTGGATCCTTCGGCCCGTCTCGATGAGATTGTCAATAAGGTCGGCTTGACCCAAGAGGAGCGCGCGCTGATTGCCGAGCCGAATGCTTTGCCCTTGGAAACAGCCAATGGCATGGTCGAAAATGTCATTGGCAAGTTCGAGTTGCCGTATTCGGTGGCGGGATACGTTCAGATCAATGGACGCGACGTCCTGGTGCCGATGGTTGTCGAAGAGCCGTCCGTAGTCGCGGCGGCTTCGTTCATGTCAAAGCTGATTCGCGACGCCGGCGGCTTCCAGACATCCAGCAGTGGACCGATCATGCGCGCCCAGGTGCAAATCATGGGAATTACGGACCCCTATGGTGCGCGCCATGCGCTGCTGAACCACAGGCAGGAAATCATTGAAATGGCCAACCAGCGCGACAAAGTGCTGATCGGCCTGGGCGGCGGTTGCCGCGACATCGAAGTGCATATTTTTCCTGACACGCCGCGTGGTCCGATGGTGGTGATGCACCTGATCGTCGATGTGCGTGATGCGATGGGCGCCAACACCGTCAATACGATGGCCGAAACGGTGGCGCCGCGTGTCGAGGAAATCACCGGCGGCAAGGTGCGCCTGCGCATTCTGTCGAATCTGGCAGACCTGCGGCTGGCACGCGCCCGGGTGCAGATTCCTGCCGCGATTCTCAAAACCGACAAATACAGCGGCGAAGATGTCATCAACGGCATCGTCGATGCCTACACGTTTGCTGCCGTCGACCCCTATCGTGCCGCCACGCATAACAAGGGCATCATGAATGGCATCGATCCCATCATCGTCGCAACGGGCAATGACTGGCGTGCGGTCGAAGCCGGCGCCCATGCCTACGCCTGCCGTGACGGGCGCTATACCTCACTGAGCACCTGGGAAATTTCCAAAGAGGGCGACCTGGTGGGCACGATCGAGATGCCGATGCCGGTTGGCCTGGTCGGTGGCGCCACCAAGACGCATCCGCTGGCCCGGCTGTCGCTCCAGATCATGCAATTGAAATCGGCGCAGGAACTGGCGGAGATCGCCGTGGCGGTCGGCCTGGCGCAAAACATGGGCGCACTGCGCGCATTGGCGACAGAAGGTATCCAGCGCGGCCACATGGCGCTGCATGCCCGCAATATCGCGATTGCCGCCGGCGCCAAAGGCGATTTGATCGATAAGATCGCGCAAAAAATGGCCGCCGCAAAAGATGTGCGAACCGACTATGCGATCGAATTGCTGAAAGAATTTCAGTAA
- a CDS encoding hydroxymethylglutaryl-CoA lyase, producing the protein MAMTPIENAAEGLPKRVKIVEVGVRDGLQNEKVQVATAVKIALINRLTNAGIQSIEVGSFVSPKWVPQMADTAEVVRGLPVKPGVAYSVLVPNMRGLEQALETGCREVAVFAAASEAFSQKNINCSIAESLARFGPVIEAAQKAGVNVRGYVSCVMNCPFTGDVPAEKVAEVAGALYAMGCYEISLGDTTGAGGPLATRRMIDACARQVPVTALAGHFHDTYGMALANIYASLESGVTAFDSSVAGLGGCPYSPGATGNVATEDVVYLMQQLRIETGLDLPLLVEAGNYISTYLERPANSRIAKVLSAKQSPTITGAASSQAV; encoded by the coding sequence ATGGCAATGACGCCTATCGAGAACGCAGCAGAGGGTTTGCCGAAACGGGTCAAGATCGTCGAGGTTGGCGTCCGGGATGGCTTGCAGAATGAAAAAGTCCAGGTCGCCACCGCGGTGAAAATTGCATTGATTAATCGCCTGACCAATGCCGGCATTCAGTCAATCGAGGTCGGGTCGTTTGTGTCGCCCAAATGGGTGCCGCAGATGGCCGATACCGCCGAGGTGGTGCGCGGCTTGCCAGTCAAGCCCGGCGTGGCGTATTCAGTATTGGTGCCGAATATGCGCGGCCTGGAGCAGGCCCTGGAAACCGGTTGCAGGGAAGTCGCGGTATTTGCCGCGGCATCGGAAGCCTTTTCACAAAAAAACATCAATTGTTCGATTGCCGAAAGTCTGGCGCGATTTGGGCCAGTGATCGAGGCTGCGCAAAAAGCAGGCGTCAACGTGCGGGGGTATGTCTCCTGCGTGATGAACTGCCCTTTTACCGGCGATGTGCCAGCCGAAAAAGTTGCCGAAGTCGCAGGCGCGTTGTATGCAATGGGATGTTATGAAATCAGTCTGGGAGACACCACCGGCGCCGGCGGGCCGCTGGCGACACGCAGGATGATCGACGCCTGTGCCCGCCAGGTGCCTGTTACTGCGCTTGCAGGACATTTCCACGATACCTATGGCATGGCGCTCGCAAACATCTACGCCAGCCTGGAAAGCGGTGTCACCGCTTTCGATAGTTCCGTAGCCGGTCTGGGTGGCTGTCCTTACTCGCCGGGCGCCACCGGCAATGTCGCCACCGAAGATGTCGTCTATCTGATGCAGCAGCTGCGCATTGAAACCGGTCTGGATCTGCCTCTGCTGGTCGAGGCAGGCAATTACATCAGCACGTATCTCGAACGTCCAGCCAATTCTCGTATCGCAAAGGTACTGTCGGCAAAACAATCACCAACGATCACTGGCGCAGCATCATCGCAAGCCGTGTAA
- a CDS encoding ABC transporter substrate-binding protein yields the protein MNKQLFTTIAAATLALSSLSGTAVAQSREPFRIGFITDMSGPYQDTDGPGGLEAIRMAVEDAGGAVLGRKIELLYADHLNKADIAAAKTREWIDQQDLKMLIGGVNSAAGLAMNKVIADKKRVYFNVGAGSARFTNEECTPYTVHYEYDTVALAKGTGSAVVAQGGKSWYFLVADYAFGHSLANDTAEVVKAHGGTVVGSVKHPPTANDMSAFLLQAQASKAQVLGLANAGSDTINSIKAAHDFGLTKKMKITGLLMVINDIHGLGLPVAQGLLMTDSWYWDKDEASRKFANRFFLKMKKMPSSHQAADYSATANYLKAVAAAGTDDADKVMAELKKMKLNDFYAKGYIRQDGRYIHDMYLMQVKTPAESKKPWDYMKIVTTIPGEEAFTKVADSKCPLLKK from the coding sequence ATGAACAAGCAGCTTTTCACTACGATAGCGGCCGCCACATTGGCCTTGTCCTCGCTATCCGGCACCGCCGTTGCCCAATCCAGGGAACCCTTCCGCATTGGATTCATTACCGACATGTCCGGCCCCTACCAAGACACCGACGGTCCTGGCGGACTGGAAGCCATTCGGATGGCAGTCGAGGATGCAGGTGGAGCCGTTCTCGGGCGCAAGATTGAGCTGTTGTACGCCGACCATTTGAACAAGGCAGATATCGCCGCAGCCAAAACGCGTGAATGGATTGACCAGCAAGATTTGAAGATGCTGATCGGCGGCGTCAACTCTGCAGCCGGCCTGGCAATGAACAAGGTCATTGCCGACAAAAAACGTGTGTATTTTAATGTCGGCGCCGGCAGTGCCCGCTTCACCAATGAAGAATGCACGCCTTATACCGTTCACTATGAATACGATACCGTGGCTTTGGCCAAAGGAACCGGTTCGGCGGTGGTCGCGCAGGGCGGGAAATCCTGGTATTTCCTGGTCGCCGATTATGCCTTCGGCCATTCGTTGGCCAATGACACCGCTGAGGTAGTGAAAGCGCATGGCGGTACTGTGGTCGGTTCGGTAAAGCATCCGCCGACGGCAAACGACATGTCGGCCTTTTTGCTGCAGGCGCAAGCTTCCAAGGCGCAGGTGCTGGGCCTGGCCAATGCCGGATCCGACACGATCAATTCGATCAAGGCTGCGCACGATTTCGGCTTGACCAAAAAGATGAAGATTACCGGTTTGCTGATGGTAATTAACGATATCCACGGATTGGGGCTGCCAGTTGCGCAAGGCCTATTGATGACGGACAGCTGGTACTGGGATAAGGATGAGGCATCCCGTAAATTTGCGAACCGCTTTTTCCTGAAAATGAAAAAAATGCCGAGTTCACATCAAGCCGCCGATTATTCTGCAACGGCAAACTACCTGAAGGCAGTCGCTGCGGCAGGGACCGATGATGCCGACAAGGTGATGGCTGAACTTAAAAAAATGAAACTGAATGATTTTTATGCCAAGGGCTATATCCGCCAGGATGGACGGTACATTCACGACATGTATCTGATGCAGGTGAAAACCCCTGCTGAATCGAAAAAACCTTGGGATTACATGAAGATTGTCACCACCATTCCAGGGGAAGAGGCATTTACCAAAGTCGCAGATTCGAAGTGCCCTTTACTGAAGAAATAA
- a CDS encoding PQQ-dependent sugar dehydrogenase has translation MQIPPLSTRLVHVSLAVLALAACAQTGEVHTGTAALADWRADAPGVRRHIRPSDLPAPAMGNDPEKSIASRVEVVPPPQGALPKVPDGFAVQVFATGFKQPRTLRVAPNGDIFLAESGTGRVILLRESAGDTTAKVEVFAENLERPYGIAFVPPADPRYVYVATANQVVRYPYRSGDVKAASPAEVIIANIPTKRHWTRDLAVSRDGQRLFLAVGSASNLGVGGMPDMTPEQIRQHETTHGRGAAWGEEENRAVVRVFDPEGKSVRNYATGLRNCSGLAMQPGTDNLWCVVNERDHLGPLVTPDYMARVQEGAFYGWPWYYLGDREDPALKGKRPDLKGQVRLPEVLIQAHSSALSAAFYDRDAFPAEYRGDAFVALHGSHSRPDRTGYKVIRVCMKDGQPTGEYEDFMTGFLLDNDRAWGRPAGVAVTRGGALLVSDDANGTIFRVTRK, from the coding sequence ATGCAAATTCCGCCGTTGTCGACGCGACTAGTTCATGTTTCTCTGGCCGTTCTGGCGTTGGCTGCATGCGCGCAGACCGGGGAGGTCCATACCGGCACTGCTGCCCTTGCCGACTGGCGGGCCGACGCTCCCGGTGTTCGCCGCCATATCAGGCCGTCCGACCTGCCTGCGCCAGCGATGGGCAATGACCCCGAGAAGTCGATTGCCAGCAGAGTGGAGGTGGTCCCGCCGCCGCAGGGAGCGCTGCCGAAAGTGCCGGACGGCTTCGCGGTGCAGGTGTTCGCCACCGGATTCAAGCAGCCGCGCACGCTTCGCGTGGCGCCCAACGGCGACATCTTCCTGGCGGAGAGCGGCACCGGACGGGTAATCTTGCTCCGCGAAAGCGCGGGCGACACAACGGCGAAGGTCGAGGTGTTCGCCGAGAACCTGGAGCGCCCTTACGGCATTGCCTTCGTGCCGCCCGCCGATCCCCGGTACGTCTACGTGGCGACGGCGAACCAGGTGGTCCGCTACCCGTATCGCAGCGGGGACGTCAAAGCCGCGAGTCCTGCAGAAGTCATCATCGCCAACATCCCGACCAAGCGGCACTGGACGCGCGACCTGGCGGTCTCCCGCGATGGCCAGCGCCTGTTCCTGGCCGTCGGCTCGGCTTCCAACCTGGGGGTGGGTGGCATGCCCGACATGACGCCCGAGCAGATCCGGCAGCATGAAACGACCCACGGCCGCGGCGCCGCCTGGGGCGAAGAAGAGAATCGCGCCGTGGTGCGCGTGTTCGATCCGGAAGGAAAGAGCGTTCGCAACTACGCCACCGGACTGCGCAACTGCTCGGGCCTGGCGATGCAGCCCGGCACCGACAACCTGTGGTGCGTCGTCAACGAGCGCGACCACCTCGGCCCCCTCGTGACGCCCGATTACATGGCACGTGTGCAGGAAGGCGCTTTCTACGGCTGGCCCTGGTATTACCTCGGCGACAGGGAAGATCCCGCCTTGAAGGGAAAGCGTCCCGATCTCAAGGGCCAGGTGCGGCTGCCCGAGGTGCTGATCCAGGCGCACTCCTCCGCACTGAGCGCGGCGTTCTACGATCGCGACGCCTTTCCGGCCGAATACCGCGGCGATGCGTTCGTCGCGCTGCATGGCTCCCATAGCCGGCCCGACAGGACCGGTTACAAGGTGATCCGCGTGTGCATGAAGGACGGCCAGCCGACCGGCGAGTACGAAGACTTCATGACCGGGTTCTTGCTGGACAACGACCGGGCCTGGGGCCGGCCGGCTGGCGTGGCGGTCACCCGGGGCGGCGCGCTACTGGTGAGCGACGACGCGAACGGCACGATTTTCAGGGTGACGCGCAAATAG
- a CDS encoding ABC transporter ATP-binding protein: MTTLLEVRVDQKKFGASVVLESVDLQLHEREIIALLGPSGCGKSTLLRIAAGLDTAFGGSVKRLPALDQQRNGGVSFVFQEARLMPWLTVAENIGFADSGGVIDKEWIRQLLEEVGLAGWENALPKQLSGGMAQRVAIARGLYSRPRILLLDEPFSAVDAFTRMKLQDLMLELARLHDIALLLVTHDIDESLYLADKVLVLGSRPGRVCTTIDVDLPHPRNRADERLAQLKAEALEQLHSAHAF, translated from the coding sequence ATGACGACCTTACTTGAAGTCCGCGTGGATCAGAAAAAATTCGGCGCCAGCGTGGTGCTGGAGTCCGTGGACCTGCAGCTGCACGAACGCGAAATCATCGCCCTGCTGGGGCCCAGCGGTTGCGGCAAGAGTACGCTGCTGCGGATTGCGGCGGGCCTGGACACGGCATTTGGCGGCAGCGTCAAGCGCCTGCCGGCCCTGGATCAGCAACGTAACGGCGGGGTTTCGTTTGTCTTCCAGGAAGCGCGTTTGATGCCCTGGCTGACCGTTGCAGAAAACATCGGCTTTGCCGACAGCGGCGGCGTCATTGACAAGGAGTGGATCCGCCAGCTCCTGGAGGAAGTCGGGCTGGCGGGCTGGGAAAATGCTTTGCCCAAGCAGCTTTCCGGCGGCATGGCGCAGCGCGTGGCCATCGCCCGCGGCCTGTATTCGCGCCCGCGGATTCTACTGCTCGATGAACCCTTCAGCGCCGTGGATGCCTTTACCCGCATGAAGCTGCAGGACCTGATGCTCGAGCTGGCGCGCCTGCACGATATTGCCCTGCTGCTGGTGACGCACGATATCGATGAATCCCTTTACCTTGCCGACAAGGTGCTGGTGCTGGGCAGTCGTCCCGGCAGGGTATGCACGACCATCGATGTGGACTTGCCCCATCCGCGCAACCGCGCCGATGAACGCCTGGCGCAGCTCAAAGCCGAGGCGCTGGAACAATTACACAGTGCGCATGCATTTTGA
- a CDS encoding ABC transporter permease: MSGAELTLNSPESTAPTRSFALPESVRRPTWLRGLVLPALILTLLEAAVRLGWVPAHLMPAPSQLLGTFQELAEGPLWQHIAASSKRVFAGFAIGTVLALALGAVVGLSKKAEDYIEPTFQALRAVPGLAWVPLLLIWLGIDEASKITLISIGAFFPVYMNLVAGIRDVDRKLVEVGTMYGFPHAKLIRRIFIPAATPYLFTGLRQALSMSWLCVVAAELLAATQGIGYLLTDGREVSRPDLVFVAIILLAALGKLTDTVLRTWETASLSWRDAYDGKKS; the protein is encoded by the coding sequence ATGTCTGGCGCCGAATTGACTCTGAACTCTCCAGAATCCACAGCACCGACGAGAAGCTTTGCGCTGCCGGAAAGCGTGCGGCGGCCAACCTGGCTGCGTGGCCTGGTACTGCCGGCGTTGATCCTGACGCTGCTGGAAGCGGCGGTTCGGCTTGGCTGGGTTCCCGCGCATCTGATGCCGGCGCCCAGCCAGCTGCTGGGCACATTCCAGGAGCTGGCGGAGGGCCCCTTGTGGCAGCACATCGCCGCCAGCTCGAAGCGCGTTTTTGCCGGCTTCGCCATCGGCACCGTACTGGCGTTGGCGCTCGGTGCGGTAGTGGGGCTGAGCAAAAAGGCGGAAGACTACATCGAGCCGACCTTCCAGGCCTTGCGCGCCGTGCCGGGACTGGCCTGGGTGCCGCTGCTGCTGATCTGGCTGGGAATCGATGAAGCCTCCAAGATCACGCTCATTTCGATCGGCGCATTTTTCCCAGTGTACATGAACCTGGTGGCGGGCATCCGTGACGTGGACCGCAAGCTGGTGGAGGTCGGGACCATGTACGGGTTCCCGCACGCAAAGCTGATCCGCCGCATTTTCATCCCCGCAGCAACACCATATCTTTTTACCGGCCTGCGCCAGGCGCTGTCGATGTCGTGGCTGTGCGTGGTGGCGGCCGAGCTGCTGGCGGCCACCCAGGGAATCGGCTATCTGCTCACCGACGGTCGCGAAGTGTCCCGCCCCGACCTGGTTTTTGTTGCCATCATTTTGCTGGCTGCGCTGGGCAAGCTGACCGATACCGTGCTGCGCACCTGGGAAACTGCGAGCCTGTCGTGGCGTGACGCCTACGATGGCAAGAAGTCCTGA
- a CDS encoding aliphatic sulfonate ABC transporter substrate-binding protein — protein sequence MSSTIKKLAAGVALTVTSFAALAQGTPLKEIKLDYAYYAPASLLIKKNGWLEEAFKAQGTTVKWVFSRGSNNSLEFLNSGASNFALTSSVSSFISRTNGQPVKAIYNYGWAEGSGFLVLPNSPVKTVADLKGKKIAVTKGTDPYFYLLRSLDANNLNPTDVEIVHLQHPEGKVALEQGRVDAWVGIDPHLSAAQLAGARTVYKNADYALGAFLNTSESFLKEHPEAVKTVIKTYERARKWIIDNPKDIAALVAEETKLPVEVATRQIARVDFSRPVPGAFNITSIKPVVPLLIEAGTLRKTSDTDSALNSLIDSAIAAAVLAGN from the coding sequence ATGTCTTCGACTATCAAAAAACTGGCGGCCGGCGTCGCCCTGACCGTGACTTCATTTGCCGCCCTGGCCCAGGGCACGCCCCTCAAGGAAATCAAGCTGGACTATGCCTACTATGCGCCGGCAAGCCTGCTCATCAAAAAGAATGGCTGGCTGGAAGAAGCCTTCAAGGCGCAGGGCACCACTGTCAAATGGGTCTTCTCGCGCGGCAGCAATAACTCGCTGGAATTCCTCAACAGCGGCGCCTCCAACTTCGCCCTGACTTCCAGTGTTTCATCATTCATTTCGCGCACCAATGGCCAGCCAGTCAAAGCCATTTACAACTACGGCTGGGCCGAAGGCAGCGGCTTTTTGGTCTTGCCCAATTCGCCGGTAAAAACCGTTGCGGACTTGAAGGGCAAGAAAATTGCCGTCACCAAGGGAACCGATCCCTATTTCTACCTGTTGCGCTCGCTGGATGCCAACAACCTGAACCCGACCGATGTCGAGATCGTCCATCTGCAACACCCGGAGGGCAAGGTGGCGCTGGAGCAGGGCCGCGTGGATGCCTGGGTAGGTATCGACCCGCACCTGTCCGCAGCGCAGCTTGCCGGTGCGCGCACGGTGTACAAAAATGCGGACTATGCCCTGGGCGCCTTTCTCAACACCAGCGAATCATTCCTGAAAGAGCACCCTGAAGCGGTCAAGACCGTGATCAAGACGTATGAACGCGCGCGCAAGTGGATCATCGACAATCCGAAGGACATCGCCGCCCTGGTCGCGGAAGAAACCAAGTTGCCCGTCGAAGTGGCAACGCGCCAAATCGCCCGCGTGGATTTTTCCCGCCCTGTTCCCGGCGCCTTCAATATCACTTCCATCAAACCGGTGGTGCCGCTATTGATCGAAGCAGGCACGCTGCGCAAGACGTCTGACACCGACAGCGCGCTGAACTCGCTGATTGACTCTGCCATCGCTGCTGCCGTCCTCGCAGGGAATTAA